In Vicingaceae bacterium, the genomic stretch CTGCATTTAGAAAGAAAATACCGGCCTTGGAATTTTATAAAATAGAAATTGAAGGAATAGACAGCGCAAAAACAAATTACGTGCTAAATACGCTCATTAAGAAAAAGGAAAAGAAAATTGGTGTGGAAAAATTGGAACGCAACTACATGAGAATGTTGAGCGATCAAAAAATTAAAGATATTTATCCGGTTGCCGTTTGGGATAGCTCTGCTTCGGCATTTATTCTACATCTTAGCGTGAAAAAAGAAAAAGACCTCTTTGTGTCGTTTGGTGGTAACGTATCCTCAAGACCAATCAATCAAGGATTTGTTGGGGTACAATATCATATACTGCGATCTTTGTCATATATGTTGGAAGGTAACACATATTTCGGTCGCTTTTATAGCTCGGCCAAAGCACATGTTAAAATTAATTTCCCTACAAAATTGCCATTCTATTTGTCTACTTCATATGTATTAAACAAATGGGATTATTACAAAAGTTATTCAACATTTTTTGAAGACGTAAAACCTTCGTATGTGGTGATGTATGAAAATTTTTTTGATTTTCATTCCGGTTTTCCTTTATGGGCAAGGGCCAAATTGGAATTGGGCGGGAATATTTTCAACAATCAAAATGAATATTATCAAACCAATAATTTTCAATTAAACGACACTACCGACAAAACTTTTTTTTCGGGCAATTCTTATTATATTCACGTTATACAAAATAGCTTTGACCGGAAACAATATCCATCAAAAGGTTCATATTTCAAGCTGACATTGCGTTTGGTTGAAGGGCAAGAGTCCACATTATCGGCTTCAAATACAACATTGCCTTTTTATAATTACCATGATTGGTTTAAGGCAAGGTTGGTTTACGAAAAATATTTCATACGCAAGTCGCCTGTGCGCTTCGGTGTATATTTCGAAAGTGTTTATTCCACTCAAAACCTTTTTGAGAACTACCGTTCCTCTTTGATTATGTCTCCGGCATTTCAGCCGGTACCTGAGAGTAAAACTTTGTTTCAAGACAGATTCAGAGCATATAAATATTTGGGAGGTGGTTTTAAACTGATCTTTGCTTTGACCGGCAATCTGCATCTGAGAGTGGAAAATTACTTGTTTCAACCATATCAATCGATACTTGCCGATAATTTGCAAAAGCCCTATTTTAGTTCTCCCTGGATTTATTCCTATTATATTGGTTCTGCCCAGTTAGTGTATCATTCTCCGATAGGGCCGGTGGCACTTAATCTAAATTATTACGACAAAACTGATCAACATTGGAGATTTTTGTTTCATTTCGGTTATATCATCTTTAACCGCACCTCACTGGATTGAGTGGGCTGTTATGTTTTTCTTTGCCGATTTTATTGCTGTTTCAAACTTTTCGATAATCAATTCAACCGTATTTTCATCGATAGTAACAGGAAGAAACCATGCTTCAAAAGGTGAAGGAGGAATATAAACGCCTTGCTGCATAAACTCTTTGAAAAATGCTTTAAAGAAACTTATGTCAGAATTTTGTGCGTCTATAAAATTTTTGACCTGTGTGCGGGTGAAAAATGGATTCAACATACTGCCAAATTGATTAACAACCAAAGGAACATCAAGTTTTTCTGCAATAAGGGAAAATGACGCGGCCAATTTTTCGGCATGTTTGTTTACGGCATCATATCCGATTGTTTGAAGAATTTCCAATGTTTTGAGACCACATGCCATTGATGCAGGGTTGCCGGAAAGAGTGCCTGCTTGATAGACATGACCAAGAGGCGCCACGAGATCCATGATTTCGCTGCGGGCAGCATAAGCACCAACAGGCATTCCGCCACCAATCACCTTGCCTAATGTGTAAATATCGGCAGAAATGGATAATACATCGGCCGCAAGTCCAAAATGTTTTCTAAAGCCCGACATAACTTCATCTGCAATGATCAAGCAGGAAAATTCTTTTTTAAGCAGATGTAATGTGTCAATAAAATCCCGGTCGGGAATGACTACTCCCATATTGCCGGCA encodes the following:
- a CDS encoding patatin, which translates into the protein MHTISMKNLLLRKILFLLCAILMVTSSNGQKIGLVLSGGGASATAHIGVIKALEENNIPIHYITGTSMGALIGAMYAAGYSPEEMERLFTTDSFYYWATGKAEELYSYFFYKNDDDASIVTLKISPDSNFQTSLPTSLINSFPIDFALMKFLAPAIAAAGYNFDSLMIPFRCVAADIVAKKPVIFRKGYLPTAVRASMTYPFYLRPLKVNDMLLYDGGIYNNFPADVMYEDFLPDFIIGSNVSYNFPDPDEDNIVSQIRSMLVSRTDYSIQCQMGYIIEPNTDPYGTFDFDKIPELIQRGYQAAIQSIDSLKRCLYMEDLVFDTPQKRAAFRKKIPALEFYKIEIEGIDSAKTNYVLNTLIKKKEKKIGVEKLERNYMRMLSDQKIKDIYPVAVWDSSASAFILHLSVKKEKDLFVSFGGNVSSRPINQGFVGVQYHILRSLSYMLEGNTYFGRFYSSAKAHVKINFPTKLPFYLSTSYVLNKWDYYKSYSTFFEDVKPSYVVMYENFFDFHSGFPLWARAKLELGGNIFNNQNEYYQTNNFQLNDTTDKTFFSGNSYYIHVIQNSFDRKQYPSKGSYFKLTLRLVEGQESTLSASNTTLPFYNYHDWFKARLVYEKYFIRKSPVRFGVYFESVYSTQNLFENYRSSLIMSPAFQPVPESKTLFQDRFRAYKYLGGGFKLIFALTGNLHLRVENYLFQPYQSILADNLQKPYFSSPWIYSYYIGSAQLVYHSPIGPVALNLNYYDKTDQHWRFLFHFGYIIFNRTSLD
- the hemL gene encoding glutamate-1-semialdehyde 2,1-aminomutase, with the translated sequence MKTDLSKQWFDRACLSLVGGVNSPVRAFKAVDYPPVVIAKGEGLFIYDIDGNPYIDLVGSYGPNILGHAHPEVLSFVYETISKGFSFGSTTPLEILLAEKIKSAVPSIDKIRFVNSGTEAVMSAIRLARAYTGKNKIVKFNGCYHGHSDALLVAAGSGVATLSIPSTKGVTEAAIKDTIVIEYNDSQALRNVFEQYGNDIAAVILESVAGNMGVVIPDRDFIDTLHLLKKEFSCLIIADEVMSGFRKHFGLAADVLSISADIYTLGKVIGGGMPVGAYAARSEIMDLVAPLGHVYQAGTLSGNPASMACGLKTLEILQTIGYDAVNKHAEKLAASFSLIAEKLDVPLVVNQFGSMLNPFFTRTQVKNFIDAQNSDISFFKAFFKEFMQQGVYIPPSPFEAWFLPVTIDENTVELIIEKFETAIKSAKKNITAHSIQ